The genome window tAAATTCAAGATTGCTCTCCTGGCATGCAAACCATGAGGAAAACCAGAGTGGCAGTTCATGAATTACGTGTGTTTGTTTTCATTTTCTTAGAATACTgttattataaaaatattggagctgAGAAATAAGCTGTTCGACTGAGAGAGGCAGGAGGTCACCCgatgaatatgtccaaccagagctgGCGACGCCCCGAGGGAGATGAGAGTGAAAGTCCCATTGGCTGCCCATCAGGACCGGCTGGTGTAAGAGATGATTCAGATCTGGGCCCTGTTCACGGAGAGCAATGTATCAACCAGGGAGGGTGCTTGTTTCTTAAGACAGTCTCACTTGCACGTTTTTGTGGCTGGTGCTGTTCCTTGTGAACTGTGGGATTAAATCAGGTTCGTGGCGTGTTTGTCAGCCAAACCAGTGTGGCGGTGCTTGCTGCCATTGCTGAGGTACAATCAGGGGATGGTTGAAGGCTGGAGCAGTCTGGACATGACGGGACGTCTGCGATCACCGCCGAGAAGGCAGCCCCTCCAGTCCAGGTCCAATACATCTCAGTCTCCTGTTAAACTGGCATTGAAATGTTCCATATTACAATTAGAGATTGGTTGAGAAACAGGGAGGTTACTTTGTGCTTCAGGCGGGTAAAGTGTTCAGATGTGATTTCATTTGTGCTCACGTTTGATGTGTTAGTGGCTGAAAAGTACACTGTGAAAAGTACATACACAAAGAGCAGAAAGTAACGGGACACTGAAGCGAAAgagttccccccgccccccccgataGATAGGGGCTAGGTTCTGCTGTCGGTCGTGTGCTCTTTCCTGAACAGGCTTTCACCGTGCGAGAATCCAGGGGCACTTCAAGCGTTAATTGTGCTGCACAATCACTTTAAAACTAGTAATAAATAGACACAGCAGAGATGGGTCCTTGTATATCATGGGAGCATGTCCATTTGTGTTATATTAGCACCTTTTAGACAGAGAAATTTCAGGGCCCTCTCCATTACCCAATTGTCTCTGGGTGTTTGTTGGTGCTTTGACGTCTGTCATGTCCAATTGTCTAACTCCCATTTCCTCCTCTGGATGACAATGAacgaaagtatattttggggggagcCCATCCTGTATTCTGAACCCCCTCCACACACCCTGTGCAGTATCTTGAAGGCTGCTTTtattttttcacagtggatctgatgCTGGcttttcccccacccaccccacccccccccctccccacattgTGCCCCCAACCGCCGCCTCCATTCTCTAACGCCCAACGCTGATGTTGCAGGTCTTGCAGCTCGGGTCTTTCTTGGCGTTGGCAGTGGAGAGACTCATGAGCTGGTGGCCACCAATCTCGCCGAGGGCGCCCTGCGCCAGGCTGAGCGGCTCGGTGTAGATCAATTCCAAGATGAGGTCCTGGGCATGGTGGAAGACCAGCTGCCCCTCGGGGCCCTCGGTGCAGGTCAGGAAGCGGTTGCAGGCGCTATCCAGCAAGGGGAGCCTCTCTCGGCAGAACAGGTCACCGGCAGAGCCCTTGGGCGCCAGCACCAGAATGACATAGTGGTAGGCCGTGTACATGCAGTAGAAGTCAGCAAAGTAGAGGTTGGTGCCGGGGTTGAAGAGCTGCTCGGCCTCCACCCGGAAGCGAAGCCGGCCGTAGGGGGAGTCCATCTGCGGCTCCCCGGTGTTGAACTCGGTGTTGCAGCTGAAGAAGATCCCGTGCAGTGTCCCGTTGACCGGCGAGCCGTGGCTGCCACTGCTGTCCTTTAGGTAGGGCTGCATGACCCCGTCATGGTGCGTCCTGCAACAGCAAGGGCTCAGGATGAGGCGACTACGTCCCCAGGTGCACATGCACAACCAAACAGCTACACAAAGAACGCGTACCGAGATCCAGAATGGAtccatccaccctccctcctctaCACTGTCTCAGCCAAAACTCCAAGGGTAGGTACAGcacggtttagatacagagtaaagctccctctatgttgccccatcaaacactcccagggcagttacatcatggggttagacacagagtaaagctccatctacacagtccccatcaaaaaaaaacagggttagatacagagtaaagctccatctacattgtccccatcaaaaaaaacggggttagatacagactaaagctccctcttcactgtccccatcaaaaaaaaacagggttagatacagagtaacgctccctctacactgtcccaatcaaaaaaaaacagggttagatacagagtaaagctccctctacactgtccccatcaaaaaaaaaactgggttagatacagagtaacgcaccctctacactgtccccatcaaagaaaaacagagttagatacagagtaaagctcccgctacactttccccatcaaaaaaaaacagggttagatacagagtaacgctccctctacactgtccccattaaaaaaaaaacagggttagatacagagtaaagctccctctacactgtccccatcaaaaaaaaacagggttagatacagagtaacgctccctctacactgtccccatcaaaaaaaaacagggttagatacagagtaacgctccatctacactgtccccatcaaaaaaaaacagggttagataccgagtaaagctccctctacactgtccccatcaaaaaaaacagggttagttacagagtaaagctcccgctacactgttcccatcaaaaaaaaacagggttagatacagagtaaagctccctctacactgtccccatcaaaaaaaaaaacagggttagacacagagtaaagctccctcttcactgtccccatcaaaaaaaaacagggttagatacagagcaacgctccctctacactgtccccatcaaaaaaaaacagggttagatacagagtaaagctcccgctacactgtccccTTCAAAAAAaaccagggttagatacagagtaacgctccctctacactgtccccatcaaaaaaaaacagggttagatacagagtaaagctccctctacactgtccccatcaaaaaaaaacagggttagatacagagtaacgctccctctacactgtccccatcaaaaaaaaacagggttagatacagagtaaagctccctctacactgtccccatcaaaaaaaacagggttagttacagagtaaagctccctcttcactgtccccatcaaaaaaaaacagggttagatacagagtaaagctccatctacattgtccccatcaaaaaaaacggggttagatacagagcaacgctccctctacactgtccccatcaaaaaaaaacagggttagatacagagtaaagctcccgctacactgtccccTTCAAAAAAaaccagggttagatacagagtaacgctccctctacactgtccccatcaaaaaaaaacagggttagatacagagtaaagctccctctacactgtccccatcaaaaaaaaacagggttagatacagagtaaagctccctctacactgtccccatcaaaaaaaacagggttagttacagagtaaagctccctcttcactgtccccatcaaaaaaaaacagggttagatacagagtaaagctccctctacactgtccccatcaaaaaaaaacagggttagatacagagtaaagctccctctacactgtccccatcaaaaaaaacagggttagttacagagtaaagctccctcttcactgtccccatcaaaaaaaaacagggttagatacagagtaaagctccatctacattgtccccatcaaaaaaaacggggttagatacagactaaagctccctcttcactgtccccatcaaaaaaaaacagggttagatacagagtaaagctccctctacactgttcccatcaaaaaaaaacagggttagatacagagtaaagctccctctacattgtcccatcaaacactcccaggacaggtacagcacggggttagatacagagtaaaactctagCAATGAGCATTCTTCGACATGCAAGCGACAGGCAGTTCGGAAGCTGACTCTATACTGCCCTTTCCTGGATTAGGATTTGATTGAGTTTACTTCaacataacaacttgcatttatatatcacctttaacgtagtaaaatgtcccaagatactTCGCAGGAACATAATTaatcagaatttgacactgagccatataaggaggtattaggaagaTGTCGAAAAACTTGGtcgaagagggaggttttaagaagtaatttaaaggaggagagaggtagagagacagaaagatttagggagggaattccaaaacatTGGtccgagacagctgaaggcacagccaccaatggtggagcaatggaaatcgggatgcttaagaggccagaattagatgtacagtgacctcggagggttgtggggctggagttggttgcagagatagggaggggcgaggcgatggagggatttgagtatgaggatgagaattttagaattgagacattgcttaacctggagccagcgtaggtcagcaagcacggggTAATCGGTGAACAagacttagtgtgagttaggacatggacagccacgtttgggtgacctcaagtttacggagggtgcaaattgggagactggccaggagagtattgggataGTCAGGTCTTGAGCAAGCAAAgacgtgaatgagggtttcagcaacagatgggtggaggcaggcaatgttagagagatggaaggagacagtggAGAGGCTCAGCTGTGCATCAAATAGGAATATGTAATAAATGTATTACCTTATGTGTTCGAAGTATTCCTTGTGCTGGTTCCGATAGAAGACAGGGAATCTCAGCATACGTCCAGCAATGACCTCTGCCTTTTCCAGTAACTGTTTCAAGTGGGCAGTGGAATAATCTGGGAAACACATTGACAGGCAGTCGCTACATCATTCGGATGCTGTATGTTCCCTTATTGCTGGCTGCCCGCTGCCTCATCTCTGTTATCTGCCTATATCCAAGGGGATCAGGTCCTGACTTATACCCAGACTTCACAGTCCTTACTGTTCAGTTCCTGATCGAGGGTTTGGGTACGACAGAGATGCAGCTTGCCCTGACTTCCTCCCCTCCACCTCAGGGATTCcttgcaaatattaacacacttccAGAGACGCCATGTAAGTATTCGCAGAGAGCTTCCAGGAGAGTGTTAATATTCACAGTATATTCCTGGGAGAGCGTTAATATTTACCAAATATCTCTCAGAGAGGGTCATTATTCATAGGAAATCTCTGGCAGCGTGTTAATATTCACAGGATATCTCTGGGAGAGCGTTAATATTTGCTGGATGTCTGGAACAGTGTTAATATTCACAAGACATttctgagagtgttaatatttaccgaATATCTCTCGTAGAGTGTTAGTATTCTCAGGATATCTCTGGGACAGCATTAATCTTCTCAGGATATCACTGAGCGAGTATAAACAGGTTCCACTCTGTCACTACAATAGGAAATGCAACATTAGGTAGGgaaaggaacaggtgactttggacctctgGTTtctaaagctctccaccactgtgaTTTTTCTTCATCTCATGCCTgcatctgttgtagactaattgatgagACTGATCACTAAGATCAGTAAATAACTCAATTATCGCTACCGCCATCAGGATGGCAGAAGACGAACGAGTTGGGACGCTGGACTTCTTTTGTTCAGCAATTCCTGAATGGGATTCGATCCTACCATCATAGGATGCCAGTCCGTGGGTGATTCCAGATGCTTACCTCCTGTGCAGAATTCCACCACCTCACTCCAGTCAGACACCAGGTATTCTCCATCGCTCTGCTTGACGGCAATCTGGACAGCGACACTGTACTCTGTGCGGGGGCTCAGGAACCAGTGTCCTCTCACTGTCATTGGGAGTGCCACAGCTTTCGCCACCAGCTTGGTAGGGACATCCTGAATAACCAAGAACATCAGAATGAGTTGCACTGATCTGGGTTGGATTAAGCCATGTGCGTAAAGCTTGCATTCTGTTTTGAATGACTGAGgagatgttggcctttatctcgagGGGACTGGAATAgaaaggggtagaagtcatgtttgTTCGGAGTCTTGGTTAGACCCCACCTAGTGTTTGAGGAGGAATGTCTTGTACTTGGAGTGCTGATCCACTATACTGATACTAGGGCTTAGAGGgataaattgtgaggacaggttgcataggctTGCATTCTCTTGAGTCTAGGAGATTGACGGGTGATCTAATCGAGCTGCTTATAATAATTAAAGGCATTGATAGggaagatagagagaaattatttcctctggtgaggggagtccagaacaagggggcaggaccttaaaattggagccagactgttcaggagtgaaatcaggaagtacttcttcacacaaagggtcgtggaaatcGGAAACTCTCTGCACCCACCACCCCCTCGCTCTCTAAAGACTTGTTGCTGgagttttcaacaaaaaaaaaggcTTACACAAATTCAATTGGCGTTCCTTACTTTCATCTTCAATGCTCCCCATGTATAAAATCCTGAATCCCATGTGTCATTGTCATGCACTCTCATCTTTGAAGATTGCACCGAGTCCCCAAGCTCACTCTGTCTTCTCCCTAGTTCAGGTCATATTTCTTTTCACTTGTGATCTCAGCAAATTGTGAAGCAATTTTATCTTGTTATATAGAATAACATTACCAGACACACCAGCCTGACCCAGCCTTGTTTAAATCAGGTGCAGGCGAAGATCCAGAAACTCTGTCACTGACCCGTGAAGGACTGTGTGCGTAGGTGTTGCAGATAGGAGACTTTGAATTGCAATTATGCTCAGCAGAGCATGTCTTACATTACAGCCCAGTTCCCCTTCCTGGAACTGCAGCTCCAGAGGGTAATGCTTTCTTCAGAGCTTCTCATTGTTGCTGTTTAAATGAGCACTCAGTTAGTTAACTCAGAGTGAGGAAGTGCTGGCTCTGCAGGAAAACAATGATAGACATGGGGGATAGTGTACATTTTTCAGTATGTGTTCAAAACAGCAAATGTTGACTGAAAGGCAAGGGAGCAAAATCACCAGGAATTTCAGCTGAAATTTCACGACTGTATCTGGCTCCCTCACACGATCACACTGCAGGTTTCCAATGGGAATGGAGGTTGATCACTTGACCGTAAAAGCAGTGAGAAACCCCAAGGGCCATTGATTTCTAGAACCGGTTGATCCAGTTGATTGATGCTAAGGACCCAAAAAATCTTGATTCTATGAAAGTGGAATCAGCTGATCGTGACTGTCATATACAGTACATAATTGATGTTTCTTCAGTATTTGTCTAGAGGATTCTTGCTCGGTGATTGCTCTGGATTTCAGTTGACCACTCTTGAACACCAAACAGCTGCTCTTTCCAGGTGGTGATTTTCACTGAATAGGGACAGAAGAGTCTCCAAGGTAACAAAGATGGGGTCATAAGCTGTAAGGCCAGTTGAACCCATGTTTCGCGCAGGACATCattttggtaaaggagttgaagccaacTCTAGGAACGATGGCCTGGAGGCTGACTGCCACTGATAATGCCTGCTAGCATGGCATTTTGGTGGCTGGCGCTTCAACTGACACCCTTTCCGAACAGAGCCCAACTGTTTGGGAGCAAACATGGCGTTGATGTCAACTTCAAGAGCTACTTAAAGGGAAACTCACCATTTCAtgttatggattttttttttttcttgtcGGTGCCTCTTATTTCAGGATTTCTGGCCAAGAGGAtggtgtgatggtcagtgacatagGAGTGGTCAGGTGGGGAAGTGTAGAACAATGGTGATATGGGGCATGTGGTTTCAGCGGAACTGGAGTCGCAGTCGCTGGTCATGGACAGCCCATCTGGCgctcactcccttgtaaatccaaaaaaagttccaaacttctgcaaTTATACTTAATACGGTACCTCCACTCAATCTGCAGGCATGTAAGAGAGCCAAATCACTTCACCTGAAAATAacatgatgatccctttaaatagcgctaatCGGTGGGTGGTGTGGTGTGGGGTTCCTTGTGCAGCTGAGCGCATGTTCAGTGGCaagtgtttaagagagggcataaACAAGACctgcaaggtccaaaatggcagatcaGGTGCCAAATTAGCGTTAGacactgatgtcacaatctgcccaaTATGCATGCTTCCATCTGTGCTTTCGCCCTTACAGTCAGGGCGCACCACACCAGAAGTGGCAGGAAGCAGTTTGTCTCTTATTTTTCTAATTTCAGCTGAAGCAGTGCTacagagctgaattttgcagcGTTGGTCTCTCCTTTATCTGTCTGTCAGTCATTCTCTTCCTGTctgtctccttttctgtctctttttttcccctgtctctccttttttctctctctctctctctctcccccgccctctctgAATACCCATGATTGCAATTTTGGCAAACATTCATGAGCTCCTGGGTGTGAGGATATTCACTGTGAGGGAACTGCGAGCTGCTGGCTCTGTTGTTCTCCATAATACACAGTAATAAACTGAGGCTAGGTTCTGCCAGGAACTCAGCATTGGACGATGGTTGCCAAGGCAACGGTTGCGTGTTTTGCCATTTGCTGTTTAATTAGAATGCAGGTTGAGCCAAGAGAGGAAAGAAAAATGAGTTGTCAGAGATGAAAAGGCTTTGACATTCTTGAAAACTATAGCCTTCAATATTTTTCGCAAGCCAGGATATTAAAAAGATGCAGAGCACAGAGCTTTCAAATAAGAACAGTACAGGAAGTGTGACCCGCCAAACCTCTAGACCAGGGACAACAAGGGACGTGTGTACATTGTAACAGCACCACTCTTAGAGAAACCTCTATCAAACATCAATATACAGAAGTGAGATAATAGGCTGGAATCTAGtcaaggggtttgggtggtttatatacagaataacagacacttgggagtgagttacaggctggaagctaatcgaggggtttgcctggtttatatacagaataacagatacctgggagtgagttacaggctggaatcaaatcgaggggtttgccttgtttatatatagaataacggttacctggcagtgagttacaggctggaatctaatcaaggggtttgccttgtttatatacagaataacagatacctgggagtgagttacagactggaatctaatcaaggggtttgccttgtttatatacagaataacagatacctgggagtgagttacagactggaatctaatcaaggggtttgggggtttatatatagaataacagatacttgggaatgagttacaggctggaatctaatcaaggggtttgggggtttatatacagaataacagatacctgggagtgagttacaggctggaatctaatcgaggggtttgggtggtttatatatagaataacagatacctgggagtgagttacaggctgtaatctaatcgaggggtttgggggtttatatatagaataacagatacctgggagtgagttacagactggaatctaatcgaggggtttgcctggtttatatacagaataacagatacctgggtgtgagttacagactggaatctaatcgaggggtttgggagtttatatacagaataacagatacctgggagtgagttacaggctggaatctaatcgaggggtttgggggtttatatacagaataacaggtacctgggagtgagttacagctggaatctaatcgaggggtttgggtggtttatatatagaataacagatacctgggagtgagttacagactggaatctaatcgaggggtttgccttgtttatatacagaataacagatacctgggagtgagttacagactggaatctaatcaaggggtttgccttgtttatatacagaataacagatacctgggagtgagttacagactggaatctaatcaaggggtttgggggtttatatatagaataacagatacttgggaatgagttacaggctggaatctaatcaaggggtttgggggtttatatacagaataacagatacctgggagtgagttacaggctggaatctaatcgaggggtttgggtggtttatatatagaataacagatacctgggagtgagttacaggctggaatctaatcaaggggtttgggtggtttatatacagaataacagatacctggtagtgagttacaggctggaatctaatcgaggggtttgcctggtttatatacagaataacagatacctgggagtgagttacagactggaatctaatcaaggggtttgccttgtttatatacagaataacagatacctgggagtgagttacagactggaatctaatcaaggggtttgggggtttatatatagaataacagatacttgggaatgagttacaggctggaatctaatcaaggggtttgggggtttatatacagaataacagatacctgggagtgagttacaggctggaatctaatcgaggggtttgggtggtttatatatagaataacagacacttgggagtgagttacaggctggaagctaatcgaggggtttgcctggtttatatacagaataacagatacctgggagtgagttacaggctggaatcaaatcgaggggtttgccttgtttatatatagaataacggttacctggcagtgagttacaggctggaatctaatcaaggggtttgccttgtttatatacagaataacagatacctgggagtgagttacagactggaatctaatcaaggggtttgccttgtttatatacagaataacagatacctgggagtgagttacagactggaatctaatcaaggggtttgggggtttatatatagaataacagatacttgggaatgagttacaggctggaatctaatcaaggggtttgggggtttatatacagaataacagatacctgggagtgagttacaggctggaatctaatcgaggggtttgggtggtttatatatagaataacagatacctgggagtgagttacaggctgtaatctaatcgaggggtttgggggtttatatatagaataacagatacctgggagtgagttacagactggaatctaatcgaggggtttgcctggtttatatacagaataacagatacctgggtgtgagttacagactggaatctaatcgaggggtttgggagtttatatacagaataacagatacctgggagtgagttacaggctggaatctaatcgaggggtttgggggtttatatacagaataacaggtacctgggagtgagttacagctggaatctaatcgaggggtttgggtggtttatatatagaataacagatacctgggagtgagttacagactggaatctaatcgaggggtttgccttgtttatatacagaataacagatacctgggagtgagttacagactggaatctaatcaaggggtttgccttgtttatatacagaataacagatacctgggagtgagttacagactggaatctaatcaaggggtttgggggtttatatatagaataacagatacttgggaatgagttacaggctggaatctaatcaaggggtttgggggtttatatacagaataacagatacctgggagtgagttacaggctggaatctaatcgaggggtttgggtggtttatatatagaataacagatacctgggagtgagttacaggctggaatctaatcaaggggtttgggtggtttatatacagaataacagatacctggtagtgagttacaggctggaatctaatcgaggggtttgcctggtttatatacagaataacagatacctgggagtgagttacagactggaatctaatcaaggggtttgccttgtttatatacagaataacagatacctgggagtgagttacagactggaatctaatcaaggggtttgggggtttatatatagaataacagatacttgggaatgagttacaggctggaatctaatcaaggggtttgggggtttatatacagaataacagatacctgggagtgagttacaggctggaatctaatcgaggggtttgggtggtttatatatagaataacagatacctgggagtgagttacaggctggaatctaatcaaggggtttgggtggtttatatacagaataacagatacctggtagtgagttacaggctggaatctaatcgaggggtttgcctggtttatatacagaataacagatacctgggagtgagttacagactggaatctaatcgaggggtttgtctggtttatatatagaataacagatacctgggagtgagttacagactggaatctaatcgaggggtttgcctggtttatatacagaataacagatacctgggagtgagttacagactggaatctaatcgaggggtttgggagtttatatacagaataacagatacctgggagtgagttacaggctggaatctaatcgaggggtttgggggtttatatacagaataacagg of Heterodontus francisci isolate sHetFra1 chromosome 47, sHetFra1.hap1, whole genome shotgun sequence contains these proteins:
- the LOC137357040 gene encoding phytanoyl-CoA hydroxylase-interacting protein-like isoform X1, whose translation is MELLSTPHNIKITNITCDSFKICWDTDVKDRERITHYFVDLNKKENKDSNKFKHRDVPTKLVAKAVALPMTVRGHWFLSPRTEYSVAVQIAVKQSDGEYLVSDWSEVVEFCTGDYSTAHLKQLLEKAEVIAGRMLRFPVFYRNQHKEYFEHIRTHHDGVMQPYLKDSSGSHGSPVNGTLHGIFFSCNTEFNTGEPQMDSPYGRLRFRVEAEQLFNPGTNLYFADFYCMYTAYHYVILVLAPKGSAGDLFCRERLPLLDSACNRFLTCTEGPEGQLVFHHAQDLILELIYTEPLSLAQGALGEIGGHQLMSLSTANAKKDPSCKTCNISVGR
- the LOC137357040 gene encoding phytanoyl-CoA hydroxylase-interacting protein-like isoform X2, which encodes MRVHDNDTWDSGFYTWGALKMKDVPTKLVAKAVALPMTVRGHWFLSPRTEYSVAVQIAVKQSDGEYLVSDWSEVVEFCTGDYSTAHLKQLLEKAEVIAGRMLRFPVFYRNQHKEYFEHIRTHHDGVMQPYLKDSSGSHGSPVNGTLHGIFFSCNTEFNTGEPQMDSPYGRLRFRVEAEQLFNPGTNLYFADFYCMYTAYHYVILVLAPKGSAGDLFCRERLPLLDSACNRFLTCTEGPEGQLVFHHAQDLILELIYTEPLSLAQGALGEIGGHQLMSLSTANAKKDPSCKTCNISVGR